GTCAGCTTGTCGGCAGGGAGACGCTCTACCATCTTCTTCATATAAGGAAGGATCTTGCGGCAAGGAACACACCAAGAAGCCCAGAAGTCAACCAAAAGATATTTACCGTCTTCCATGAAGTCGGAGAACTTGATGGTCTTACCTTCGATGGTGTTGATTTCGAAATCAAGATAGGTACCACCCTCTTGAGTCCTCTGAGCATTCAGGATCTTTTCATACCTTCTGATAGGAGCAAAACCACGCTTTACGACTTCTGATTGCGCCTCATAGGCTTCTATGAAGTCTTCATCGGACTTATACTTGAGTCGTGCAAAGGCTTCCATACCGACAGCATTTTGAGGATGACGAGCCAAATAGTCCGAGAAGAGTTCGTACCTCATCTTGTCATAGGCTTCCGTCTGTGCATTGTGGGCTTCTCTGAGTTCGTCATCGGAGAGAGTGGTATCGTCGAGGATCTTCATCGCTTCGACACTCTGCTTACCTTCAAGTTCCGAACTCTTTGAGATCATGTTCTTGAGCTCGGTGTTGAGATAGCCTCCGACGATGTGAAAACCATCGGCATTATCTTTTGCCTTGAACTGGTGTACGCCACCTTCGGCAATGAAGCTGACGTACCCTGAATTATTGCCTTCGATATCGATATAATAAAGACTTGTCGTATCTACAGGGATGGTATAGCTGAATGCTCCTCCTTCGACCTTGACGGTATCGACATCGCCGGTCTGCAGATTTTTGAAGATCACGGCTTGTCCTTCATACTGAGAAGGCAGATCTTTGGCTTGCAGAGTGCTGTTTGCCGGACCGGAACAACCATAAAGGCCGAGAATAATACCTGAGAGAAGTGATAGCAGCACTGTCCCTCGGAAATGACAATTGATTTTGTTCATGATTGTAGTTTTTTGTAATCCTAATACGGTATTTGATAATGATTTATAGAGCAATAAGTGAGTATGCACTCACGGAGAGCCACGGACTTCCTCCCCAAGGAAAGAAGCCGTAACCTCCGTAAAATACTTGTATGAAGTGTGGCTTTCTGTCGTTTGCAAAGAAGAGACTCAACACTTCGCCTTACTTACCCATAGGGATGATATCCAAGATCTTGCCTGCTCTTGGGGAGAAAGTCCTTATCTCGCTCTCAGGAAGCAAGAATCCTAAGTTGGCAGTATTGTCTGTGGCCATTGGGATGAAGTGCACCTGATCGTTGCCGTCAGAGCCCTCTGTGACTGCGATCAGTGCTGCCTCGTTGTATGGAGAGAGCTTGAAGTAAGCACGGTGAGGCTGTATCACCCACTCTCCTTGACGGTAGAAGCGAACCAACTTTACCTTGCCAAACTTCGAAAGCGGCATATATGCCTTTGTGTTTACAGTCGCTGTACCATCTCCACTCCAAGTGATGACATTGATGCCATCCTCGGTGCTGACATACAATACCGGTTGGTGTATCGCAAATGTGGCGGATGTGCGGCGATTGAGTATGCCTGCGGCTTCTTGAGACAAGACATACTTATTGCCCGCTTGAAGCTTCAGACTTGGCTTTAGTTCAAACTGATATATGGTATATGAGCCCGAAGCCTTTTCATTGAGGAGGAAATAAGACTTCCCGGGTTCTTTTCTCGGTCCCTCAACCGTTGTTGCAGCAGTGATCGCCTCTGCCCCCTTGATCATATTGGGGTCAAACTGTTCGGACTTCTCGAATGTCGTAACAGAATTCTTATTGAGAGCCTTGAAAGTACCTTGGTCACTGTTGTACCAAACCAAGCCTGCCCTCTCCGACATACATCCGTGTGCAGCCATGACTCCGCCCGAGATAGTCTCAGAATCCCAACCTTGAACAGGCTCAGAGAAGAAGTTAAGTGCATTTGAATTACACTGGTAGGCTTTTTTCTCTGTACGCATGAATATGTAGGAAGAGCAGTGAGAGAATTGAAGCACCTTCGGATCTTGCTCCTCTATGAACATTAGGTCGTTACGGTCTGATGAAGCGTCAAGAGAATAGTTAAGAGGATCAAATCGCAACAATTTATGATCTTCAGTCACAGCCCAAGCGTATGGTGTATGAGTAAAGTAGACATTCCCCTTTACCGAAAAGTTAAGTGCTTTTATGAGCCCATTCCACGCCTTGCCGGAGTTTTTTGCCAAAAGGTCTGTGATGACAACACTCTTGCCCGTATAATCTCGAGTGAACTCGGACGACTTGATGTAACCCAAGTCGGAAGTTACTCCATCTTTGGTGAAAGAAAAAAGAAGCCCATCCGCCAACACCGGGCTTACATACAACTTCCACTGAAGGGTCTTTTCGACACCGCCAAAGGACTTGTTCGTGATCGTATAACGAAGGTAATATGGAGTCGTTGAGTTGGCCGGACGAGTGATCTTATAGTCTTTCAGAGCTTGCTCTGTAGAGATCACTTCCATCTCCTTCTCGTAGTCTCCTGCCTTTTTAGTGAGCTCCCACTTGTAGGTGATCTCTGCTCCTTTTGGCACAGAGACTATCGGATGGATAGATAATACATCCTCCGAGTCGATATGTATCTCCTCACCAATCTCCTTGACCTCGACCGAGATCTCGGGTGTAGGTACTGTCTGAAGAGAACTTTGATCCTTGTAGCAACCTGTAACAGCCAGAGCTAAGAGCCCCACTGTAAATACATGAAATGCCTTATTCATGATCTTATATGTTTTCATAAACTTGTTCTGATAATAAGTTTAATACTTTCTTGCTTGGATAGGCTTGCCCGCACCACTCCCCGAATTGTGGATGAGAGGTGCATCCGGATGAGTCGCGTTGTACTTGTCGATGAATTCAGCAAGTTGCTTTGCATAAAGTCTTTGAGCACCACCGGCACCGACCCAGGTTGAGAGCATGAGATACTTGTAGTTGCCGACAGATTCGGTATTGGCTCTGACACCCCACTTCTTTGCATCATTCAAGTCATACCAGTTGAAGCACTGTGCAATGATCTCCAAGGCCCGAGTACTGATGTAGTCTGCTGCCGTAGAGTTGTAACGAAGCGGGCTATCTATCAGCATATTGTAAGTCATAATCAGGAACGGGCTTGTAGGTAGAGGAATGGAGGCATTCCATGTCAAGAAAGCTTTGATGTCTTCGTCCGGGCCGGCTTTGAGATCATCGCTATCCTTCACCTTCAAAGACAAGGTATAGCTTCCTTCCTTCAATTCAGGACGATTGTAAAGGAGAATCTTCACCTCTCCTGCGACAGTATCGGGGAATATCACTGCACTTACGATCTTGTATGCATCTTTGGGTGCCGTCGTTTCGTCGAGTACATCTTCTATTGTGACCTTACGCTCTTTGGGAGAAGGCTTCCCCGAAAGTATCAAAGGAATAGATACGGTGTACTCCTGAGGCATACCGACATCGATGAAAGAAAAAGATGAGAGGAAAGCACGTTTGCTCGTATCGTACCCATTGGGTTCGGGCGCATCCTCTCTCCTGTGAGGGAAACGCGCCGAATCATACTGACTCTCAAAGACCGGCAGTTCTGCTTTTGTACAAGCAGACATTGAAACTACGACAAGGAGAGGTAGGAAATCTCGTATAATCTTAAAATAACGGTTCATAATAAATACTAAACGATAAATTAGTGTGATCCTTGCTTGCGTCCTAATCCTAATTCATAATCAGGGAAAGGTAATCTGTACTTCTCAGGAGTCATCTTCACATCCTGATTGCCTGAGATGTGCTCAACGCCCAAACGCTTATAAACGAAGAACTGAACACCTTCAGTAAAGAATTCTCTTTGATACTCCTTATAGACAAGCTTCAGAAGCTCATCTGCAGACATATCTGCACCTATCTCCTCTGCATGACCTCTGAATCCCCGCAACTCAGACAATAGCTTACGCGCATGCTCAGCATCAGGAGTACTTGACAGCAAGGAAGCCTCTGCGGCCATCAGATAGACTTCAGAGAGTCTCAATAGAGGTAGACGTCCCTTGTGTTCACCCAAATCCGACTGGAAGAGCTTAGCCGGAACATAGCCGGCAGGGTATCCTGTTCCTTTGATCATCTGCTTTGTAAAACGGATGTCGATATTTGAGTTCTCGAAGATTTCCAAGGCCCTGTTTTCTGCGACCCACATAGCATAGACTTTCTCAGCGAAATCTATACGAAAGTATGGTGCTATGCTCTCTGCGATCTTATCGACTTCAAGACCGAAAAGTGCCTCATCAAAGAGGTTGAGGTTAGACGATGTGACGTTGTTGGCAGGCACCATACCTATCTTGGTATTGAAGTGTCTCGCCTTGGTTCCGTTCTCTTTCGCCAACTTGAGCACCATATCTGCCACCTCACGGCATTCCTTCATCTTTTCGGGAGTCCCTTGCCATTGCAAAAGGCGTGCCTTGAGTGCGAGGACAGCGATATAATTGAGACGGAGATTAAGCGTCTTGAAGAATCCATCGGAGTTGATCAAGTCGTACGAATCGACAGGGTGTTCGGCCACCAACGGATCGGACATCTTGAGATTCTCCAAGGCCTTGTTTATGTCTGACATCATCAAAACAACAGTCTCGGTATTGCTCTTCTGGATCGGAAACACCTTGGACACATTCAACTGATAAGGTATCGATGGAAGAGTTCCCCACTTCGTAAAGTCCTTTTGGGGAGCATACTCTCCATACAAGCGCAAAAGGTCAAAGTGCAGGTAAGCCCTGAGGGCATACAACTCTCCCTTGATCTGATTGTACTCGATCAAGGTCATTTTGTTTTCAGCCCCTTCCAGATGTCTGAGTGCATCATTCACGTTGACGATGACATTGTACATATCGTCCCACACTTTTGTGGTGAGGGCAGAGACGCTTGCATTTTCGTACTGATGATTGTACAACGCCTTGCCTTGATTGTCTCGGAAGTCCTGCTCGTACTGATTTGCGAGTATCTCCGGCATATACCAAGAGATGTTTTTGCCGTACAGGTCGGCACGAGCCATCCTGATGTAACTTCCTATAAGGGTTTGCTTGAATCCGGAGACATTCTCATAGTGGTCATCTCCGCGAATTTCCGACTTGGAAGACACATCCAGCCATTTGTTGCATGCACTTAGGGCGATGATGGCAAGTATGAACGAAAGATATTTGATCTGTTTCATAATCGTTTAGAATGTCGAGGTGAGAGAGAAAGAGAACTTACGTGCAAAAGGATAAGCTGTACCTCTTTCGACGTAGATTGTAGAGAACGTAGCCAAGTCGTTCATGTTGAATGCCAAGCGCAAGCGTTCGCTACGAAGACGACTTGCCCACTTCTTAGGCACCTCATAGTAGAGAGACAGAGCGGATATATGGAGCTCATCCCGGCGTTGGACAAATCGTGTTGTCACGCGTGTACGGTTCGCGACATCAAACCTCTTGAATGGTGTCATATCCCCGGGCTTCTTCCATCTACCCTGCAAGATACGTCTATCTACATTGTACTCCACTTCGGCATTTTCGACCTTGCCCACGAGTGTAGAGTTGTACATCATAGCGCCCACCTGATAGTTGAAGTAGAGGTTGATCCCAAAGTTGCGGAACTCCCCGCTAAACCCGAAGTTACCCCTGATCTTAGGCTCCGTGTTTCCACTTGCCACAAGGTCGCTTGCACTATAATCATAAGTCAGACTGCCATCCCTCTTGACATAGATCTCTCTACCATTGGATGGATCTATACCTGCCGACTTGACAGCCCATAGTGTCGTGAGAGACTCTCCATCTTCATAGATCAAGACAGGAGCCTGTCTCTCATTGCGGCTTGCTTCCTGCTTCATTCTCTCATTATAGTCCTTGAGACTTTGGCTCAGAGAGACGATCTTGTTTCTATTATGGATCACTGAGCCGAAAAGGTTCAGATAGTTACCCTTATCATCACCCCAGACTCTGTAAGTCATCTTACCCTCGATTCCGCTGTTGCGCACCATACCGAGATTATCCTTCACGATGCTGAATCCCGTAGATCCGGGGATCGTTAGGTCGGTAAGCATATTGCGAGTATCAGACTGATAAAGGTCAAGAGACACAGACATAGGACCTACGCGAGTATCCAGACCGACATTGTAGTCCATACGCTGTTCCCACTTGAGATCAGGGTTAGGCATATTTTTGAGGTAAGCTCCTGTAAGCCCCATATAGCTACGATCGTTGTAGAAGAGGTAAGTGGGCACAGAGTAGTTGGCAAGGAAGTTCTGATTTCCGGTCAACCCCACAGATGCTCGCACTTTGAGCATTTGGAGCCACTTGTTCCCTTTCAGAAATGCCTCATTATGAATATTCCATCCCAGACCAGCACTCCAACTGCTTGCCCAGCGAGAGTTTGCCCCATAGAGCGACGAAGCACTCTCTCTCAAAGTCAAGTCGATGAGGTATCTGCTATCGTAGTCGTAAGAGGTGGCGAGAAGGAAGCTGAGATCATGCACCAAGCTCTGAAAACCTTGTGGTTTTGAATTCTGAGCATAACCCTTGGCGAAGGTCGCATCTGCGAGCTGATTGTTTGAAAACCCTTCAGCCACGTGACGGTAGTTACTGCTTGAGCGTGAGCCGATGAATGCACCACCATTGACGAAGAACGCATGCTTACCGAAGCTGGTATTGTAGTTGACATTCAAGTCTCCTGTATAGTTAGACTCTCTACCATTATCGAGGATGTATCGACCACGTTTGTCGACATCCTTCTGACTTGCGAAAATGGAATGCATAGGAGGGAGGAAGGTATTGCCTTCGCCACGACGCTCAGCCACCCCGAGTCGGAGTGTAGACTTGAGCTGTGGCAGGATATGCCACTCAGCGTAGATATTGTTGGTCACAGAGATATACTCATTGACCGATGAAGTACCTATGGTTGCATTGTACATGGGGTTGGGAATGTTGTCCTCTGCCCATCTTTTGATCTCTCCATTGCGATCCACAGCTTCCCAGTAGGGGTTCATACGAGCATACTCATCGAATGAGCCGTAAGGAGAGTCAGTCGCCTTGTTGGAGTTTATCGTGAGGATATTACGGAATATGAGGTTATCCTTGCGATAGGAAAGGTTGGCAGAAGTCGACACGTTGACACGAGAAGACCCCTTCATCGCACCCTGAATGTCATTGTAACTGAAGTCTACAATACCCTTCAACCCCTGAGCATCACCAAGCTCAATCGACAGATTATGCTTGTGCCCCACTCCGGCACGCAGAGGCTTCGAGAGCCAATAAGTATCGAGCCCTCCCACAACCTTGGCAAGTCTCGACTGATACAAGAGCTTCAGCTCATGCTCTCTGTCCTGAGTAGGTGCCGAGTACACACCATTGAGCAGCTCCACTTCGAGCTTCTCACGAGCATTAGTGAGGTCATAACTTGTGAGGTCGGGTAGCTCGAAGTTGACACTACCGGCATAAGTCACCCTCTGCTGGTTGCCCTGCAACTTGCGAGTCTCGATAACGATCACACCGTTGGCCGCCTTTGATCCGTAGAGAGCTTTCGCCGAAGCATCCTTGAGGACGGTCAGAGACTCGATCCTATTCATGTCCATGTCCATGATAGCCTCTATCGAGGTCTCGAAACCATCGACGATGAAGAGTGGTTGATTCGGGTTGAACCTCGTACTGCGAAGGTTGCCTGTCCCCTCAGAAATCACAGCGGCATTGCCACGAAGCGAAAGATCCGGCACATTATTGGGGTCTGACCCCAACGAAAGGTTGTCCGGTAGATAGATCGAAGGATCCACATTCTTGAGACTCTGGAGGAGGTTCTGTCCACCGACCTTACGGATCTCATCCCCTTTGATAGTCGTGGCAGATCCCGTATAACTACCCAGCGGTCTGGTATAGATACCGGTGACGATCACCTCTTTGAGTTTGGTATCACCTTGGAGGGAGATATCCTTCTTGACATCTGTCGTTCCCTTGGGGATGACGACTCTAGAGGTCTGCAAGCCCACGAAGGATACAAGGAGCACGACATCCTTATCGATAGGGACCTTGATAGAATAGGTACCATCGGCCTTCGTACCCGTAACGGTTTTCGAGCCCTCGACTTTTATCACGGCTCCGATCAAAGGCAGGCGTTCGTCATCATACACTGTCCCTGAGAGAGTGCGTTGCCCACTCTGCTGGGCGACAGCAAATCGGACTGGACACATAAGGACGAACAACAGCACTACCTTAAGACATTTAGATAGCTTAGATACACGATGTGTCATAATGATTTGTTAATGTTTTAGTTGATTTAACTAAATATAAGTTGGTGCAAATCTAAGAAGAAAAACTTCTTACGACCCCAAATATTGACTAAATAACGTTAATTTCAACTCTAAAAATACTTACTTTTTCACACTTGTAACCACATACATCACCCACAAGGTCTAATTTCAACAATACCAAAGTCAATAACAAAATGATAGTACAGACACATCAAACAATTATCTTGGGTGACATCCGAGAGCAAAATCTCATATTGTAACTTTTCTGAATTTGAATCGGGTCGAGCGAGAGTGCTCTCAGATCGGATACACGTAAATCAGTCTTGAGACAAGGGATCAAGGGAAGCATACACACTGATTCGAAGGCGATGAAGATCTCCATGAAGACAAAGCGATCCGGAGCTATTGCTTGGCTTGTCGGAAAGTGAAAAACACGACAATGGCAGGAAAAGGTGGGCAAAAAAATGAGTATATTTGCGTTTCACCTGCATGCCAACAAAGGAGGTGCAGGTAGAGACTTTCGGGATAATGGATATTAAAGATAATCAACATCATAATGAGTGTATCTCGGTGCGAGGTGCCCGGATACACAATCTCAAAAATGTCAATGTGGATCTACCTCGCAATGCGCTCTGTGTCATGACAGGGCTCAGTGGGAGTGGCAAGTCATCGTTGGCGTTCGACACCATATTTGCGGAGGGCAATCGCCGCTATATAGAGACATTCTCATCCTACGCCAGAGGATTTCTTGGAGGGTTGGAGCGTCCCGATGTGGACAAGATCACGGGGCTCAGCCCGGTGATCTCGATCGAGCAAAAGACGACGAACAAAAACCCACGAAGCACCGTGGGTACGACGACGGAGATATACGACTTCTTACGCCTGCTGTACGCTCGCACTGCGACGGCTTATTCACCAGTGACAGGTGAGGCCATGATCAGATTTACAGAGGAAGATATCGTATCGGGGATACTTAATGACTTCGAGGGGAAGCGCATATACATCCTTGCTCCGATCGTCAAGGATCGCAAGGGACACTACCGCGAACTTCTCGAAAAGATGCGTAAGCGTGGATTCATCCAAGTGCGTGTGGATGGCGAGATGACAGACCTCGTGCCGGGCTTAGCCTTGTCGCGGTACAAGATGCACAGAGTGGAAGTGCTGGTAGACAAGCTCAAAGTCGATGCCGGTAGCCATGAACGTGTACGTGAGAGCGTCCGTACGGCACTGAGGATCGGCAAAGACCTAATCCTTGTCATGGATTTCGACATGCCGGAGAAAGGTCGCTACTTCAGCCGCAGTCTGATGTGTCCGGTATCGGGGACGGCGTTCCCGGATCCTGCGCCTCATACGTTTTCGTTCAATGCTCCACAAGGGAGCTGTCCCAAGTGTAAGGGGCTGGGGACAGTCCCCACGCCTGACATGGCTAAGATCATACCTGACAACAAACTGAGCGTGGCCGGGGGGGCACTGGCCCCGTTGGGGAAGTTCAAGAATAATATGATATTCAACCAACTCCGCGCCATAGCAGAGCACCACGGCTACACGATAGATGATCCCATCTCCGAGTATCCCGAAGAGCTCATGGATGACATCCTCAACGGCGTGGACTATACTCTGAGGGTCAAGAATGACGGTGGTCAGTGGGAGAGATTGTTCAGTTATTCGGGTCTCACGGAGTACATCAAGGAGATCGCCGAGCAGTCGGAGTCTGCATCGGCACAGAAGTGGGCAGAGCAGTTCAACACCTATGCCCAATGCCCTTCGTGTCATGGCAAAAGGCTCGCAAAAGAGCCTTTGTCCTACAAGATAGGGGGAAAAGACATCATCGAGGTGACGGATATGCCTCTGCCGGACTTCAAGGATTGGGCTATGACAGTACCCGATCTTGTCGATCCGAAACGAAAGACCGTGGCGAAGGAGATCATCAAGGAGATCGTCTCTCGTACAGACTTCCTCTTGGATGTGGGGTTGCATTATCTGACATTGTCGCGTTCGACAGGGAGCCTCTCGGGCGGAGAGACACAGCGCATCCGCCTTGCGACTCAGATAGGCAGTCGTCTTGTCAATGTGCTCTACATCCTCGACGAACCCAGCATCGGGCTCCATCAGAGAGACAATATCAAGCTCATTCATTCGCTCAAACAACTTCGTGATCAGGGCAATACCCTCATCGTCGTGGAACACGACAAAGACATGATGATGGAGGCGGACTATGTCGTCGACCTTGGGCCGGGAGCGGGACGGAAAGGTGG
This is a stretch of genomic DNA from Porphyromonas cangingivalis. It encodes these proteins:
- a CDS encoding TlpA disulfide reductase family protein, with translation MNKINCHFRGTVLLSLLSGIILGLYGCSGPANSTLQAKDLPSQYEGQAVIFKNLQTGDVDTVKVEGGAFSYTIPVDTTSLYYIDIEGNNSGYVSFIAEGGVHQFKAKDNADGFHIVGGYLNTELKNMISKSSELEGKQSVEAMKILDDTTLSDDELREAHNAQTEAYDKMRYELFSDYLARHPQNAVGMEAFARLKYKSDEDFIEAYEAQSEVVKRGFAPIRRYEKILNAQRTQEGGTYLDFEINTIEGKTIKFSDFMEDGKYLLVDFWASWCVPCRKILPYMKKMVERLPADKLTMLSIGCYDKPEPYQKAVEEEEIPWNQVLDVNSTGAELYGVKSIPHFVLISPEGKIIKRASNILHVEAVLNEKLLN
- a CDS encoding DUF4843 domain-containing protein codes for the protein MNRYFKIIRDFLPLLVVVSMSACTKAELPVFESQYDSARFPHRREDAPEPNGYDTSKRAFLSSFSFIDVGMPQEYTVSIPLILSGKPSPKERKVTIEDVLDETTAPKDAYKIVSAVIFPDTVAGEVKILLYNRPELKEGSYTLSLKVKDSDDLKAGPDEDIKAFLTWNASIPLPTSPFLIMTYNMLIDSPLRYNSTAADYISTRALEIIAQCFNWYDLNDAKKWGVRANTESVGNYKYLMLSTWVGAGGAQRLYAKQLAEFIDKYNATHPDAPLIHNSGSGAGKPIQARKY
- a CDS encoding RagB/SusD family nutrient uptake outer membrane protein — translated: MKQIKYLSFILAIIALSACNKWLDVSSKSEIRGDDHYENVSGFKQTLIGSYIRMARADLYGKNISWYMPEILANQYEQDFRDNQGKALYNHQYENASVSALTTKVWDDMYNVIVNVNDALRHLEGAENKMTLIEYNQIKGELYALRAYLHFDLLRLYGEYAPQKDFTKWGTLPSIPYQLNVSKVFPIQKSNTETVVLMMSDINKALENLKMSDPLVAEHPVDSYDLINSDGFFKTLNLRLNYIAVLALKARLLQWQGTPEKMKECREVADMVLKLAKENGTKARHFNTKIGMVPANNVTSSNLNLFDEALFGLEVDKIAESIAPYFRIDFAEKVYAMWVAENRALEIFENSNIDIRFTKQMIKGTGYPAGYVPAKLFQSDLGEHKGRLPLLRLSEVYLMAAEASLLSSTPDAEHARKLLSELRGFRGHAEEIGADMSADELLKLVYKEYQREFFTEGVQFFVYKRLGVEHISGNQDVKMTPEKYRLPFPDYELGLGRKQGSH
- a CDS encoding SusC/RagA family TonB-linked outer membrane protein, which gives rise to MTHRVSKLSKCLKVVLLFVLMCPVRFAVAQQSGQRTLSGTVYDDERLPLIGAVIKVEGSKTVTGTKADGTYSIKVPIDKDVVLLVSFVGLQTSRVVIPKGTTDVKKDISLQGDTKLKEVIVTGIYTRPLGSYTGSATTIKGDEIRKVGGQNLLQSLKNVDPSIYLPDNLSLGSDPNNVPDLSLRGNAAVISEGTGNLRSTRFNPNQPLFIVDGFETSIEAIMDMDMNRIESLTVLKDASAKALYGSKAANGVIVIETRKLQGNQQRVTYAGSVNFELPDLTSYDLTNAREKLEVELLNGVYSAPTQDREHELKLLYQSRLAKVVGGLDTYWLSKPLRAGVGHKHNLSIELGDAQGLKGIVDFSYNDIQGAMKGSSRVNVSTSANLSYRKDNLIFRNILTINSNKATDSPYGSFDEYARMNPYWEAVDRNGEIKRWAEDNIPNPMYNATIGTSSVNEYISVTNNIYAEWHILPQLKSTLRLGVAERRGEGNTFLPPMHSIFASQKDVDKRGRYILDNGRESNYTGDLNVNYNTSFGKHAFFVNGGAFIGSRSSSNYRHVAEGFSNNQLADATFAKGYAQNSKPQGFQSLVHDLSFLLATSYDYDSRYLIDLTLRESASSLYGANSRWASSWSAGLGWNIHNEAFLKGNKWLQMLKVRASVGLTGNQNFLANYSVPTYLFYNDRSYMGLTGAYLKNMPNPDLKWEQRMDYNVGLDTRVGPMSVSLDLYQSDTRNMLTDLTIPGSTGFSIVKDNLGMVRNSGIEGKMTYRVWGDDKGNYLNLFGSVIHNRNKIVSLSQSLKDYNERMKQEASRNERQAPVLIYEDGESLTTLWAVKSAGIDPSNGREIYVKRDGSLTYDYSASDLVASGNTEPKIRGNFGFSGEFRNFGINLYFNYQVGAMMYNSTLVGKVENAEVEYNVDRRILQGRWKKPGDMTPFKRFDVANRTRVTTRFVQRRDELHISALSLYYEVPKKWASRLRSERLRLAFNMNDLATFSTIYVERGTAYPFARKFSFSLTSTF
- the uvrA gene encoding excinuclease ABC subunit UvrA, translating into MDIKDNQHHNECISVRGARIHNLKNVNVDLPRNALCVMTGLSGSGKSSLAFDTIFAEGNRRYIETFSSYARGFLGGLERPDVDKITGLSPVISIEQKTTNKNPRSTVGTTTEIYDFLRLLYARTATAYSPVTGEAMIRFTEEDIVSGILNDFEGKRIYILAPIVKDRKGHYRELLEKMRKRGFIQVRVDGEMTDLVPGLALSRYKMHRVEVLVDKLKVDAGSHERVRESVRTALRIGKDLILVMDFDMPEKGRYFSRSLMCPVSGTAFPDPAPHTFSFNAPQGSCPKCKGLGTVPTPDMAKIIPDNKLSVAGGALAPLGKFKNNMIFNQLRAIAEHHGYTIDDPISEYPEELMDDILNGVDYTLRVKNDGGQWERLFSYSGLTEYIKEIAEQSESASAQKWAEQFNTYAQCPSCHGKRLAKEPLSYKIGGKDIIEVTDMPLPDFKDWAMTVPDLVDPKRKTVAKEIIKEIVSRTDFLLDVGLHYLTLSRSTGSLSGGETQRIRLATQIGSRLVNVLYILDEPSIGLHQRDNIKLIHSLKQLRDQGNTLIVVEHDKDMMMEADYVVDLGPGAGRKGGQVVFEGTPDKMRDADTMTAKYLRGEKEIEVPEMRRIGNGQRLELIGATGNNLKGGTLSIPLGTLTCITGVSGSGKSSLINDTLYPALSKHFYRSLAQPLPYKELKGLEHIDKVVAVDQSPIGRMPRSNPATYIGVFTDIRNLFVETPESRMRAYKPGRFSFNVKGGRCETCKGNGYKRIEMNFLPDVFVPCETCKGLRYNRETLEVRFKGKSIADVLEMTVNMAVEFFENIPHILTKIKTLQDVGLGYIKLGQPSSTLSGGECQRIKLAAELSKRDTGKTFYVLDEPTTGLHFEDIRMLMNILNRLVDRGNTVVVIEHNMDVIKVSDHLIDIGPEGGQGGGQIIFEGTPEEMLKSTVGYTAEYLRRELFPKTKKTKNK